A single Candidatus Binatia bacterium DNA region contains:
- a CDS encoding TonB-dependent receptor — protein MQSPRQSLALVIACSLVAPAALAWAEPPESPSGYVESIETPGVIGGVEDEVDVGAAQVEAAEKTGQAAGVSRHQIRTVEEIVVQARKREELLEDTPVSVTALSETTLRESGVQRLDDIQTLVPNLSFQTDNTGGASQIRIRGVGTSAPAIAFDPGVGVYIDGVFLPRSFGTLVDIVDVQQIEVLRGPQGTLFGKNTVGGAINITTVKPNNEMAGFVMVRPSNFNRVDTRITLNVPIGSGWLEDKLFTRFSFATTNTSGYSFNSTRNENLNGKNSLALLGSFRFLPHDDVTIDVTGTWTRDANNGVAQQCIVVNKDVPLQGLLPPEYFDDCAETTPFDTHANISALTDIESYGTWMTALWDVGEVPVLGDISVKSITSWREQKPRVRFDVDQTRFNIVQLSSAGGSIQDGDPGFQRQIMQEGQLNGSVLGGDLNYVTGAFGFWETGFDNRATWVLPPGQGVPALDRLTDGPTDISNWTWALFGQATYDVLEWMSLTGGLRYTQDKKGLTFMQIDPRDGMEFADEGGDKVFSAWTPMGSIAMTVPEDLLDETPLDHTMGYFTYSRGFKGGGFNGVATGRSGAGEGAAFGYDPETLDNFEVGFKFIGFDQRATLNTSFFYGKYDDIQVTQIRDTGLDASGVPTIARVTDNAAKATIQGFEVELQTRPTDGLMLIANVGYTDGKYDDFSDALSDLDGETIDRSGDRMLFVPPLQTFVALQYSAALPGLEGSPMDGWITPRIEWAYQSDVQWLGPEVPQATQRGYNLLNARLSYDFFDDRAQVALWARNLLDIEYFNNATAVVSTFGIVTRAYAAPRVYGGELSYNF, from the coding sequence ATGCAGAGCCCTCGACAGTCCCTTGCGCTGGTCATCGCGTGCTCGCTCGTCGCACCTGCGGCGCTCGCCTGGGCCGAACCGCCGGAGTCTCCGTCGGGTTACGTCGAATCGATCGAGACCCCGGGTGTGATCGGCGGTGTCGAAGACGAAGTCGATGTCGGAGCGGCGCAGGTCGAGGCTGCGGAGAAGACCGGGCAGGCCGCGGGCGTGTCCCGGCACCAGATCCGGACTGTCGAGGAGATCGTCGTTCAGGCGAGAAAGCGCGAAGAGCTCCTCGAAGACACGCCCGTGTCGGTCACCGCGCTCAGCGAGACGACCCTGCGCGAATCCGGCGTGCAGCGCCTCGACGACATTCAGACACTCGTCCCGAACCTCAGCTTTCAGACGGACAACACCGGCGGTGCGAGTCAGATTCGTATTCGAGGTGTCGGCACATCGGCGCCCGCGATCGCGTTTGACCCGGGCGTCGGTGTGTACATCGACGGTGTTTTCCTCCCGCGCTCGTTCGGCACCCTGGTCGACATCGTCGACGTGCAGCAGATCGAGGTTCTGCGTGGGCCGCAGGGCACCCTCTTTGGCAAGAACACAGTTGGTGGTGCGATCAACATCACGACCGTGAAGCCCAACAACGAGATGGCCGGGTTCGTGATGGTTCGTCCGAGCAACTTCAACCGGGTCGACACGCGAATCACCTTGAACGTGCCGATTGGTAGCGGATGGCTCGAAGACAAGCTTTTCACGCGGTTCTCGTTCGCGACGACGAATACGTCGGGCTACTCCTTCAACTCCACTCGGAACGAGAATCTGAACGGAAAGAACTCGCTCGCACTGCTCGGCTCGTTCCGCTTTCTGCCGCACGACGATGTCACCATCGATGTGACCGGAACCTGGACGCGGGATGCGAACAACGGCGTCGCGCAGCAGTGCATCGTGGTCAACAAGGACGTTCCGCTCCAGGGACTCCTCCCGCCGGAGTACTTCGACGATTGCGCCGAGACGACGCCCTTCGACACACACGCGAACATCTCCGCGCTGACCGACATCGAGAGTTACGGCACCTGGATGACGGCACTGTGGGACGTCGGCGAAGTTCCCGTGCTCGGCGACATTTCGGTGAAATCGATCACGTCCTGGCGTGAGCAGAAGCCGCGCGTTCGGTTCGATGTCGATCAGACGCGATTCAACATCGTTCAGCTCTCGAGCGCGGGCGGGTCGATCCAGGACGGGGATCCGGGCTTCCAGCGGCAGATCATGCAGGAAGGGCAGCTGAACGGCTCGGTCCTGGGTGGCGATTTGAACTACGTCACGGGCGCGTTCGGCTTCTGGGAGACCGGGTTCGACAACCGCGCGACCTGGGTCCTGCCTCCGGGTCAGGGCGTGCCGGCGCTCGATCGGCTGACCGACGGACCGACGGACATCTCGAACTGGACCTGGGCCCTCTTCGGGCAGGCGACGTACGATGTTCTCGAGTGGATGAGCCTGACGGGTGGACTGCGCTACACGCAGGACAAGAAGGGGCTCACGTTCATGCAGATCGATCCGCGCGATGGCATGGAGTTCGCGGACGAAGGCGGCGACAAGGTGTTCTCCGCGTGGACGCCGATGGGCAGCATCGCGATGACCGTGCCGGAAGACCTCCTCGACGAGACGCCGCTCGATCACACGATGGGCTACTTCACGTACTCGCGCGGCTTCAAGGGGGGGGGCTTCAACGGCGTTGCCACGGGCCGGTCGGGTGCGGGCGAGGGTGCGGCCTTCGGCTACGACCCCGAGACGCTCGACAACTTCGAGGTCGGCTTCAAGTTCATCGGCTTCGATCAGCGCGCGACGCTCAACACGTCCTTCTTCTACGGGAAGTATGACGACATCCAGGTCACGCAGATCCGTGACACCGGGTTGGATGCGAGCGGCGTTCCCACCATCGCTCGCGTCACCGACAACGCGGCAAAGGCGACGATTCAGGGCTTCGAAGTCGAGTTGCAAACGCGCCCGACCGATGGCCTGATGCTCATCGCTAACGTCGGGTACACCGACGGGAAGTACGATGACTTCAGCGACGCCCTGAGTGATCTCGACGGCGAGACGATCGACCGTTCCGGGGATCGCATGTTGTTCGTGCCGCCCCTTCAGACCTTCGTCGCGCTGCAGTACTCGGCCGCGCTTCCGGGGCTCGAAGGAAGCCCAATGGACGGTTGGATCACGCCGCGCATCGAGTGGGCGTATCAGAGTGACGTGCAGTGGCTCGGCCCCGAGGTCCCGCAGGCGACGCAGAGGGGCTACAACTTACTGAACGCGCGCCTTT